The following are from one region of the Siniperca chuatsi isolate FFG_IHB_CAS linkage group LG13, ASM2008510v1, whole genome shotgun sequence genome:
- the crsp7 gene encoding LOW QUALITY PROTEIN: mediator of RNA polymerase II transcription subunit 26 (The sequence of the model RefSeq protein was modified relative to this genomic sequence to represent the inferred CDS: deleted 2 bases in 1 codon) has product MGISRSVGGRHGCLLGYVQTSKRTHRIPACSRRPLRDPAAGSELLERRAGSSQRSTQHTHFLLHVRKTEPSTLRATEKYAVRTPDVLPQRLLSHHCHPVFILEDSSLHPPDRTEQAMTTVSATPQQMRDRLLQAIDSQSNICNMVAVLEVISGLEKYPITKEALEETRLGKLINDVRKKTKDEDLAKRAKKLLRNWQKLIEPGPVVAASAPGSTNGSSHPCRTDASLPDISVSGKGVPEVKIRNDVHNTYSPKAEKSSSRKRRAEHRDSGVHLPEKISKMSPYENSVSPPPTNGIGGSPDAPPDQQVIPSPDRSRLEHLDNDKINRIPVNAVKPRPSSPGVAKLPSTSSMIKVAVMQQQARLDEGGGGGYYQAKSPRALTTSPRSMKQDTVTKRSSAYAPKGTPIPSPSSRDSPLSLSQPISSPAQASYADKLPHSSHRSSIHWASSSEVPSHYPPTQDISATLESPSASLSPSHTHHNSELHRPTSEGAMSVSDETDGTMVPNSEHKRRKYRSRDYSVNLDGQKIEDTTKPVRLKERRLTFDPVTGQIKPLIHKEPSQTEEAPTPDPVESRQRTESTVQQPAALVPAGPGPGPGPAPGPSPNPFHQTNWKELSRNEIIQSYLNLQSNVLTSSGVQAPSAHFFMSEYLKREEQEIKDSRKIHVLQTDSSVGALSGVSREVTDEDLERIHTQHWPGVNGCYDTKGTWYDWTECISLDPHGDESKLNILPYVCLD; this is encoded by the exons atgggtatATCCAGAAGTGTAGGTGGACGGCATGGATGTTTACTTGGCTACGTGCAGACGTCAAAGCGCACACATcgtatcccagcatgcagcaggaGGCCGTTGAGAGATCCAGCAGCTGGTAGTGAGTTACTAGAGCGCCGAGCAGGCAGCAGTCAACGgtcaacacagcacacacatttcCTACTCCATGTGAGAAAAACTGAGCCGTCTACCTTACGGGCGACAGAAAAATATGCTGTTCGGACGCCTGACGTGTTACCGCAGCGGCTTTTGAGTCATCATTGTCACCCGGTTTTCATTTTGGAGgattcctccctccatcctccggATCGCACCGAACAGGCAATGACAACGGTCTCAGCAACCCCGCAGCAGATGAGGGACCGGCTGCTGCAGGCCATCGACAGTCAGAGCAAT ATATGCAATATGGTGGCTGTATTGGAGGTAATTTCCGGTCTTGAAAAGTATCCTATCACCAAAGAAGCACTTGAG GAAACTCGACTAGGAAAATTGATCAATGATGTAAGGAAGAAGACCAAGGACGAAGACCTTGCCAAGCGTGCTAAGAAACTCTTGAGGAACTGGCAAAAGTTGATTGAACCTGGGCCAGTTGTGGCTGCAAGTGCCCCTGGGTCTACCAATGGCAGTTCTCATCCCTGCAGGACGGATGCCTCTCTTCCTGATATTTCTGTGTCAGGGAAGGGTGTCCCTGAAGTCAAAATCAGAAACGATGTTCACAACACGTACTCACCAAAAGCTGAAAAATCAAGCAGCCGCAAACGTCGAGCAGAGCACAGAGACAGTGGAGTGCACTTACCAGAAAAAATCTCCAAGATGTCTCCGTATGAGAACTCTGTTTCACCACCACCCACCAATGGGATTGGAGGCAGTCCTGATGCCCCGCCTGACCAGCAAGTAATCCCGTCTCCTGACAGATCTCGGCTTGAGCACCTTGATAATGATAAAATCAACAGAATTCCGGTTAATGCTGTCAAGCCTCGTCCCAGCTCCCCTGGAGTGGCCAAACTACCTAGCACTTCCTCTATGATCAAGGTTGCTGTGATGCAGCAACAGGCCAGATtggatgaaggaggaggaggggggtatTATCAAGCCAAAAGTCCCCGTGCCCTCACTACCAGTCCAAGGAGCATGAAGCAAGACACAGTGACCAAGCGCTCTTCAGCATATGCACCGAAAGGAACACCTATCCCAAGCCCTTCCTCTAGGGACTCTCCCTTGTCTTTGTCCCAGCCTATATCCTCCCCAGCCCAAGCATCCTACGCTGACAAGCTGCCACATTCTTCTCATAGGTCTTCAATTCACTGGGCCAGTTCGTCAGAAGTCCCCTCTCATTACCCACCCACCCAAGACATATCTGCAACACTGGAATCCCCATCAGCCTCCCTTTCACCTTCTCACACCCATCACAACTCAGAACTACACAGACCGACATCTGAGGGAGCCATGTCTGTGTCTGATGAAACAGACGGGACAATGGTCCCCAACTCAGAGCATAAAAGGCGAAAGTACAGGTCAAGAGACTACTCTGTCAACTTAGATGGCCAGAAAATAGAGGACACGACCAAGCCTGTACGATTAAAAGAACGCAGACTAACATTTGACCCTGTCACAGGTCAGATCAAACCTCTGATACATAAAGAACCTTCTCAAACAGAGGAAGCCCCCACTCCTGACCCAGTTGAGTCTAGGCAGAGAACTGAAAGCACTGTACAACAGCCTGCTGCCCTGGTCCCGGCC GGCCCCGGCCCCGGCCCCGGCCCGGCCCCAGGTCCTAGCCCCAACCCTTTCCATCAAACAAACTGGAAGGAGCTGTCCAGAAATGAAATCATCCAGTCGTACTTGAACCTTCAGAGCAATGTGCTCACCTCCTCAGGGGTCCAGGCCCCTAGTGCACACTTTTTCATGTCGGAGTATCTGAAAAGGGAAGAACAGGAGATCAAGGATTCACGGAAGATACACGTTCTGCAGACGGACAGCTCAGTAGGGGCTTTATCGGGCGTGAGCCGGGAGGTGACGGACGAGGACCTGGAGaggatacacacacagcactggcCGGGGGTGAATGGTTGTTATGACACCAAGGGCACCTGGTATGATTGGACAGAGTGCATATCATTGGACCCTCATGGGGATGAAAGCAAATTGAACATCCTGCCATATGTCTGCCTAGACTGA
- the cnn2 gene encoding calponin-2 — protein sequence MSFNKGPAYGLSAEVKNKIAQKYDSQKEEELRVWIEDVTGASIGPDFQKGLKNGVILCELINRLAPNSVKKINQSSLNWHQLENLTNFIKAITVYGLKPHDIFEANDLFENGNMTQVQTTLLALAGMAKTKGCQSRVDIGVKYADKQERMFDEEKMKAGQCVIGLQMGTNKCASQAGMNAYGTRRHLYDPKVQIQPPMDNTTISLQMGTNKGASQAGMTAPGTRRAIYDQKLGTDKCDNSTMSLQMGFSQGANQSGQNFGLGRQIYDAKYCPKAGEVPDDQNGAGVARDFIPDYQDEGYQGYQEEEQVYQDDGTDY from the exons ATGTCTTTTAACAAGGGTCCTGCCTACGGACTATCAGCGGAAGTCAAAAACAAG ATCGCACAGAAGTATGACTCTCAGAAAGAGGAGGAGCTCAGGGTCTGGATCGAAGACGTCACTGGCGCTTCCATCGGCCCCGACTTTCAGAAAGGCCTGAAGAATGGAGTCATTCTATGCGA ACTTATCAACAGACTTGCCCCAAACTCTGTGAAAAAGATCAACCAGTCATCGCTGAACTGGCATCAG CTGGAGAACCTGACTAACTTCATCAAAGCCATCACAGTGTATGGCCTGAAGCCTCATGATATCTTCGAAGCCAACGACCTGTTTGAGAATGGCAACATGACGCAGGTCCAGACGACACTGCTCGCACTCGCTGGCATG GCCAAGACCAAAGGGTGCCAGTCACGAGTGGACATTGGGGTGAAGTACGCTGATAAGCAGGAGAGGATGTTTGATGAGGAGAAGATGAAGGCTGGACAATGCGTCATTGGCCTACAG ATGGGGACCAACAAGTGTGCCAGTCAGGCAGGTATGAATGCATATGGCACCAGGAGGCACTTATATGACCCCAAAGTTCAAATCCAGCCCCCCATGGACAACACAACCATCAGTCTGCAAATGGGAACCAACAAGGGAGCGAGCCAG GCAGGGATGACGGCTCCAGGGACAAGGCGTGCCATTTATGACCAGAAGCTGGGCACAGACAAGTGTGACAACAGCACCATGTCCCTACAGATGGGCTTCAGCCAGGGAGCCAACCAGAGTGGCCAGAACTTTGGCCTGGGACGGCAGATCTATGACGCCAAGTACTGTCCTAAAGCTGGAGAGGTCCCAGATGATCAAAATGGGGCAGGCGTCGCCCGCGACTTCATCCCGGATTACCAAGACGAGGGTTACCAAGGTTACCAGGAGGAAGAGCAGGTGTACCAAGACGATGGGACAGATTACTAG